A genomic segment from Terriglobales bacterium encodes:
- a CDS encoding EamA family transporter has product MTEIGTPQKLTEERRFGLGEWAAYVALCAIWGTTWMAIRVVVQDVPPLRAAGVRFLVGAALLLGGVALRRSIGLRSAREWRAVRVLSVSMMALPYGLLFWAEQHITSSMAAVLYTSLPLVVALLTPLMSRHRVPRSALLAMLVATGGIAVLFQSTLSVSSRSVLGGVAVLGAVAATAWSIHFAKRELHDIDPAVATGWQLLGGAAVLLALSLPLERQASQWTPKAVGALLFLAVGGSAVAFALYYWLLKRTQPYQISTMSMVIPIVAIVEGAALLKEPIPPTMLAASLVVILAVGAVLRAREDEDRLQSGVV; this is encoded by the coding sequence ATGACAGAAATCGGCACGCCGCAGAAGCTGACGGAGGAGCGACGATTCGGGCTCGGGGAGTGGGCCGCGTACGTGGCCCTTTGCGCTATCTGGGGCACAACCTGGATGGCCATCCGGGTGGTGGTGCAGGACGTCCCTCCGTTGCGGGCCGCAGGGGTGCGTTTCCTGGTGGGGGCAGCCTTGCTGCTAGGCGGCGTGGCGCTGCGCCGGTCGATCGGGTTGCGGAGCGCGCGAGAGTGGCGGGCGGTCCGCGTCCTCTCCGTCAGCATGATGGCGTTGCCCTACGGCTTGCTGTTCTGGGCGGAGCAGCACATTACGTCGTCCATGGCGGCGGTGCTGTACACCAGCCTGCCGCTGGTGGTGGCGCTGCTGACGCCGCTGATGTCACGTCATCGCGTGCCGCGCTCGGCGCTTTTGGCCATGCTGGTGGCGACAGGGGGAATCGCGGTGCTGTTTCAGAGCACGCTCTCGGTTTCGAGCCGGTCGGTGCTGGGCGGGGTGGCAGTGCTGGGGGCGGTAGCGGCGACGGCGTGGTCGATCCACTTCGCAAAAAGGGAACTGCACGACATCGATCCTGCGGTAGCCACGGGATGGCAGTTGCTGGGAGGCGCGGCGGTGCTGCTGGCGCTGAGCCTGCCGCTGGAACGGCAGGCTTCGCAGTGGACGCCCAAGGCGGTGGGGGCGCTGCTGTTCCTGGCGGTGGGCGGCTCGGCGGTAGCGTTCGCCCTGTACTATTGGCTGCTGAAACGCACGCAGCCGTACCAGATCTCGACCATGAGTATGGTGATCCCCATCGTGGCCATCGTGGAGGGCGCCGCGCTGCTTAAGGAGCCGATTCCTCCGACCATGCTCGCAGCCTCGCTGGTGGTGATCCTGGCGGTGGGAGCGGTGCTGCGGGCGCGCGAGGACGAAGACCGGCTGCAGAGTGGAGTCGTTTGA
- a CDS encoding sulfite exporter TauE/SafE family protein, giving the protein MESFEKQDERGGCAMLWLALLAGLLIGVASGMVGIGGGVLLVPVLVYFFHMSQHRAQGTSLAALLLPVGGLALWEYYRAGNADVKVGLVVALGFFIGGYFGGALAQQVSEAVLRKTFAVVLVAVGVKMFLQKG; this is encoded by the coding sequence GTGGAGTCGTTTGAAAAACAGGATGAACGAGGAGGTTGCGCCATGCTGTGGCTTGCGTTGCTGGCTGGATTGCTGATCGGAGTGGCGTCCGGGATGGTGGGGATCGGCGGGGGAGTGCTGCTGGTGCCTGTCCTGGTCTATTTCTTTCATATGTCCCAGCACAGGGCGCAGGGGACGTCGCTGGCGGCACTGCTGCTTCCGGTGGGCGGGCTGGCATTGTGGGAGTACTACCGCGCCGGGAATGCCGACGTGAAGGTCGGACTGGTGGTGGCGCTAGGGTTTTTCATCGGCGGCTATTTCGGCGGAGCGCTGGCACAGCAGGTCTCTGAGGCGGTGTTGCGGAAGACGTTTGCCGTGGTGCTGGTGGCGGTGGGAGTGAAGATGTTCTTGCAGAAGGGGTGA